A single window of Streptomyces aquilus DNA harbors:
- a CDS encoding glycoside hydrolase 5 family protein produces the protein MPSAVRFGVNYTPSEGWFHHWLDFDLDSVRADLDSIAALGLDHIRVFPLWPYFQPNRTLIRPAAVDQLVRLADAAAERGLDVNVDGLQGHLSSFDFVPAWTRTWHRRNLFTDPDVVEGQAAYLRTLAAALADRPNFIGMTLGNEINQFSAGPHPDPDRATSDQIDAWLTRLLAACEEGAPGRLHLHAEYDATWYQDDQPFTPAQAARLGGVTAVHSWVFNGTAQRHGRTSVPAEHHAAYLVELSKAWADDPHRPVWLQEVGAPAPLVPPEHAAAFTEATVAGALDCPDLWGITWWCSHDVSRELADFPPLEYGLGLLTNDRRPKDLAHVLARAAREHTYAPAPRTTALVVPAHPSRRSLCAPGGPVYDAFFRLVAEGARPTTVLDTRAADADHLAARGITETVTSDQVLPTPQGGTRS, from the coding sequence ATGCCTTCTGCCGTGCGCTTCGGCGTCAACTACACCCCCAGCGAAGGGTGGTTCCACCACTGGCTCGACTTCGACCTGGACTCCGTCCGGGCCGACCTCGACTCGATCGCCGCGCTGGGCCTCGACCACATCCGGGTCTTTCCGCTGTGGCCGTACTTCCAGCCCAACCGCACCCTGATCCGTCCCGCCGCCGTGGACCAGCTGGTGCGGTTGGCCGACGCCGCCGCCGAACGCGGCCTGGACGTCAACGTCGACGGCCTGCAAGGGCACTTGAGCAGCTTCGACTTCGTGCCGGCGTGGACCAGGACCTGGCACCGGCGCAACCTGTTCACCGACCCGGACGTCGTCGAGGGCCAGGCGGCCTATCTGCGGACGCTCGCCGCCGCGCTCGCCGACCGGCCCAACTTCATCGGCATGACCCTCGGCAACGAGATCAACCAGTTCTCCGCCGGCCCCCACCCCGACCCCGACCGGGCCACGTCCGACCAGATCGACGCCTGGCTGACGCGGCTGCTGGCCGCGTGCGAGGAGGGCGCGCCGGGCCGGCTGCATCTGCACGCCGAGTACGACGCCACCTGGTACCAGGACGACCAGCCCTTCACCCCGGCCCAGGCCGCCCGCCTCGGCGGTGTCACGGCCGTGCACTCCTGGGTGTTCAACGGCACCGCCCAGCGGCACGGCCGTACCTCCGTGCCGGCCGAACACCACGCCGCCTACCTCGTCGAGCTGAGCAAGGCCTGGGCCGACGACCCGCACCGCCCCGTCTGGCTCCAGGAGGTGGGCGCCCCCGCGCCCCTGGTCCCGCCGGAGCACGCCGCCGCCTTCACCGAGGCGACCGTCGCGGGCGCCCTGGACTGCCCCGACCTGTGGGGCATCACCTGGTGGTGCTCGCACGACGTGTCACGGGAACTGGCCGACTTCCCGCCGCTCGAATACGGGCTCGGGCTCCTCACCAACGACCGTCGTCCCAAGGACCTCGCGCACGTCCTGGCGAGGGCGGCGCGCGAGCACACCTACGCCCCGGCCCCGCGCACCACGGCCCTGGTCGTCCCCGCGCACCCGTCGAGACGGTCCCTGTGCGCCCCCGGCGGACCGGTCTACGACGCCTTCTTCCGGCTGGTCGCCGAGGGCGCCCGGCCCACCACCGTCCTCGACACCCGCGCCGCCGACGCCGACCACCTCGCCGCCCGCGGCATCACCGAAACCGTCACGTCCGACCAGGTACTCCCCACCCCACAAGGAGGCACCCGCTCGTGA
- a CDS encoding carbohydrate ABC transporter permease: MPSTGPRTRAVRVRRQLPTSPWLFAAPGLLVIGAFILYPFVSTLVNAFTDRRTLIPGEFVGLANFRELLHDDMFWIGLRNSALYVLGVVPALVILPLLLALLVQKNIPGITFFRSAFYTPVVASIVVVGLIWVWLLDERGLVNSLLETIGVGRVGFLSDQWLLLMSAMAVTVWKGLGYYMIIYLAALANVPRELHEAAAVDGAGAVRRFVTVTVPAVRSTMALVGALSSVAAFKVFSEVYLMAGPSGGPAGEDTTLVMLVQRTGTGLTGRVGYASAISVVVFVVTVALMLLVLRADRRSES; this comes from the coding sequence ATGCCGTCGACCGGGCCCCGGACACGTGCGGTGCGTGTCCGGCGCCAACTGCCCACCAGCCCCTGGCTGTTCGCCGCGCCCGGACTGCTGGTCATCGGCGCGTTCATCCTGTACCCGTTCGTGTCGACCCTGGTGAACGCCTTCACCGACCGACGCACCCTGATCCCCGGCGAGTTCGTCGGGCTCGCCAACTTCCGCGAGCTGCTGCACGACGACATGTTCTGGATCGGGCTGCGCAACAGCGCGCTGTACGTCCTCGGAGTCGTCCCCGCCCTCGTGATCCTGCCGCTGCTGCTCGCCCTGCTCGTGCAGAAGAACATCCCCGGCATCACCTTCTTCCGGTCCGCCTTCTACACCCCGGTCGTCGCCTCGATCGTCGTGGTCGGCCTGATCTGGGTGTGGCTCCTCGACGAACGCGGCCTGGTCAACTCGCTGTTGGAGACGATCGGCGTGGGCCGCGTCGGCTTCCTGAGCGACCAGTGGCTGCTCCTGATGAGCGCGATGGCCGTCACGGTCTGGAAGGGCCTCGGCTACTACATGATCATTTATCTGGCGGCGCTGGCGAACGTCCCGCGCGAACTCCACGAGGCCGCGGCCGTGGACGGGGCCGGTGCCGTGCGCCGCTTCGTCACGGTGACCGTGCCGGCCGTCCGCTCGACCATGGCCCTGGTCGGGGCGCTGTCCTCGGTCGCCGCCTTCAAGGTGTTCTCCGAGGTGTACCTGATGGCGGGCCCGAGCGGCGGCCCGGCGGGCGAGGACACCACGCTCGTGATGCTCGTCCAGCGCACCGGCACCGGACTGACCGGACGCGTCGGCTACGCCTCCGCGATCTCCGTCGTCGTCTTCGTCGTCACCGTCGCGCTGATGCTGCTCGTGCTGCGGGCCGACCGCAGGAGCGAGTCATGA
- a CDS encoding carbohydrate ABC transporter permease: MTRVRTGELVLRYVLLLAVLALTVGPFLWQLATSLKGPTEDIYSSPPTFLPRHPTLHNYARVSETIPVWDYAFNSLKVATANVVTNCVGAALAGYALARLRYRGRRVATLAFVLAMLVPVEGIIIAQFTTMRELGLNNTLIGVVLPGCIGAMNVLLMRNAFLNLPYEIEEAAYVDGANVWQRFLRIAVPSVKGTLAVVAIFAFMGAWDDFLWPLIVLSDPSKFTLTIGLNYLHGTFANDERLVAAGTVIAVAPLIALFACLQRYFFRGVGEGAVKG, encoded by the coding sequence ATGACCCGAGTACGCACAGGGGAGCTGGTCCTCCGGTACGTGCTGCTGCTCGCCGTACTCGCCCTGACCGTGGGCCCGTTCCTGTGGCAGCTGGCGACCTCCCTCAAGGGCCCCACCGAGGACATCTACAGCTCCCCGCCGACCTTCCTGCCCCGGCACCCCACCCTGCACAACTACGCACGGGTCTCGGAGACCATTCCCGTCTGGGACTACGCGTTCAACTCCCTGAAGGTCGCCACCGCCAACGTCGTCACCAACTGCGTCGGCGCCGCCCTCGCCGGGTACGCCCTGGCCCGCCTGCGCTACCGGGGCCGCCGGGTCGCCACCCTCGCCTTCGTCCTGGCGATGCTCGTGCCGGTGGAGGGCATCATCATCGCCCAGTTCACGACCATGCGGGAGCTCGGCCTGAACAACACCCTGATCGGGGTGGTGCTGCCGGGCTGCATCGGCGCGATGAACGTCCTGCTGATGCGCAACGCCTTCCTCAACCTGCCGTACGAGATCGAGGAGGCCGCCTACGTCGACGGCGCCAACGTGTGGCAGCGGTTCCTGCGGATCGCGGTCCCCTCGGTCAAGGGCACGCTCGCCGTCGTCGCGATCTTCGCCTTCATGGGCGCCTGGGACGACTTCCTGTGGCCGCTCATCGTGCTGAGCGACCCGTCCAAGTTCACGCTCACCATCGGCCTCAACTATCTGCACGGCACCTTCGCCAACGACGAACGCCTCGTCGCCGCGGGCACGGTCATCGCCGTGGCCCCGCTGATCGCCCTCTTCGCCTGCCTCCAGCGGTACTTCTTCCGCGGGGTGGGGGAGGGCGCGGTCAAGGGCTGA
- a CDS encoding LacI family DNA-binding transcriptional regulator, producing the protein MKDIARHAGVSQSAVSFALNGRPGVSEDTRDRVRQVAEELGWRPSTAARALSGEGAATVGFVLARPADTLGVDSFFLQLVSGIQEVLAERHLGLLFQVVEDIADECAVYRRWWAEHRVDGVLVVDPRTADPRPDLLDELGLPAVVIGGAPDERHPGLSTVWADDAGAMASVVDGLYALGHRRIVHIAGLPGLAHTERRIRTLRAEAERRGLTGVRSVTTDYSDAEGAAVTRRVLESADPPTALIYDNDVMAVAGAAAATELGRSVPADVSVVSWEDSALCRMVKPWLSALSRDSVEFGRTAAGELTALLDGGPARTVRVPVPQLIERGSTGAAREP; encoded by the coding sequence ATGAAGGACATCGCGCGGCATGCCGGCGTCTCCCAGAGCGCGGTCTCCTTCGCCCTGAACGGCCGGCCCGGGGTCTCCGAGGACACCCGCGACCGGGTGCGGCAGGTGGCCGAGGAACTGGGCTGGCGGCCCAGCACGGCGGCCCGCGCCCTGTCCGGCGAGGGCGCGGCCACGGTCGGCTTCGTGCTCGCCCGCCCCGCGGACACACTCGGCGTGGACTCGTTCTTCCTCCAACTCGTCTCGGGCATCCAGGAGGTGCTCGCGGAACGCCATCTCGGGCTGCTCTTCCAGGTGGTGGAGGACATCGCCGACGAGTGCGCGGTCTACCGGCGCTGGTGGGCCGAGCACCGGGTGGACGGGGTCCTGGTGGTCGACCCGCGCACCGCCGACCCGCGCCCCGACCTCCTCGACGAACTCGGCCTGCCCGCCGTGGTGATCGGCGGCGCGCCCGACGAACGCCACCCCGGTCTGTCGACGGTGTGGGCGGACGACGCGGGCGCGATGGCCTCGGTGGTGGACGGGCTCTACGCCCTCGGCCACCGCCGGATCGTGCACATCGCGGGCCTGCCCGGCCTCGCCCACACCGAGCGCCGTATCCGCACCCTGCGCGCCGAGGCCGAGCGGCGCGGCCTCACCGGGGTGCGGTCGGTGACCACCGACTACTCCGACGCCGAGGGCGCCGCCGTCACCCGCCGGGTCCTGGAGTCCGCCGACCCGCCGACCGCGCTGATCTACGACAACGACGTGATGGCCGTCGCCGGCGCCGCCGCCGCGACCGAACTGGGCCGGTCCGTGCCGGCGGACGTGTCCGTGGTCTCGTGGGAGGACTCGGCGCTGTGCCGCATGGTCAAGCCGTGGCTGTCCGCACTGTCCCGGGACAGCGTCGAGTTCGGCCGCACGGCGGCCGGAGAACTGACCGCACTCCTGGACGGCGGCCCGGCACGGACCGTACGGGTGCCGGTACCGCAACTGATCGAACGGGGCAGCACGGGCGCGGCCCGGGAGCCCTGA
- a CDS encoding ABC transporter substrate-binding protein has protein sequence MPVSRRALVAAAVCLVLPLSACGSGGDDGGSTDASGKVEGDIIFQTWNLRANFKPYFEGLIADFEKKYPGTKVKWVDQPAEGYADKISADAAGGTLPDVVNVSPDLVAPLAKAGLALDLDKAAGQYRKEYLEGAWASHRIPGMTGTYAFPWYLNTGPLFYNKSLFKKAGLDPDQPPKTYDELFADALRIAENSDGEVSTLANVPTIEDFGRYGVELMNPAGTAFAFNDAKGVELLTKYKELYDAKALDPQALTATPESSGKKFLTEAVAMNPGSALDLGNFKKQAPNLYKNIGITDQITSTGHVNMYVMGVMVNAQSKRKPAAVAFAHYVTDAAHQMSFAKQVAIFPSTAGSLDDPYFTEEDGTDETRVRVAAAKSLKNAVNYTPVLFSEQMKTALRNEVAKALQGKESPKEALDNAVKACDTLLRQQG, from the coding sequence GTGCCCGTTTCCCGCAGAGCCCTGGTCGCCGCCGCCGTCTGTCTCGTCCTGCCGCTGAGCGCCTGCGGCTCCGGAGGCGACGACGGAGGCTCGACCGACGCCTCCGGCAAGGTCGAGGGCGACATCATCTTCCAGACCTGGAACCTCAGGGCCAATTTCAAGCCGTATTTCGAAGGGCTGATCGCCGACTTCGAGAAGAAGTACCCCGGCACCAAGGTCAAGTGGGTGGACCAGCCCGCCGAGGGCTACGCCGACAAGATCAGCGCCGACGCCGCCGGCGGCACCCTGCCCGACGTCGTCAACGTCTCCCCGGACCTCGTCGCCCCGCTCGCCAAGGCCGGCCTCGCGCTCGACCTCGACAAGGCGGCCGGGCAGTACCGGAAGGAGTATCTGGAGGGGGCGTGGGCCAGCCACCGGATACCGGGCATGACCGGCACGTACGCCTTCCCCTGGTACCTGAACACCGGGCCGCTGTTCTACAACAAGTCCCTGTTCAAGAAGGCGGGCCTCGACCCCGACCAGCCGCCGAAGACGTACGACGAACTCTTCGCCGACGCCCTCCGGATCGCCGAGAACAGCGACGGCGAGGTCTCCACCCTCGCCAACGTCCCCACCATCGAGGACTTCGGCCGCTACGGCGTCGAGCTCATGAACCCGGCCGGCACCGCCTTCGCCTTCAACGACGCGAAGGGCGTCGAACTCCTCACGAAGTACAAGGAGTTGTACGACGCCAAGGCCCTCGACCCGCAGGCGCTGACCGCCACCCCCGAATCGTCCGGCAAGAAGTTCCTCACCGAGGCCGTCGCCATGAACCCGGGCAGCGCCCTCGACCTCGGCAACTTCAAGAAGCAGGCGCCCAACCTGTACAAGAACATCGGCATCACCGACCAGATCACCAGCACCGGCCACGTCAACATGTACGTGATGGGCGTGATGGTGAACGCCCAGAGCAAGAGGAAGCCCGCCGCGGTCGCCTTCGCGCACTACGTCACCGACGCCGCGCACCAGATGTCCTTCGCCAAGCAGGTCGCCATCTTCCCGAGCACCGCCGGCTCCCTGGACGACCCGTACTTCACCGAGGAGGACGGGACCGACGAGACGCGGGTGCGCGTGGCCGCCGCCAAGTCGCTGAAGAACGCGGTCAATTACACGCCGGTGCTGTTCAGCGAGCAGATGAAGACGGCGCTGCGCAACGAGGTCGCCAAGGCGTTGCAGGGCAAGGAGAGCCCGAAGGAAGCTCTCGACAACGCTGTCAAGGCCTGCGACACGCTGCTCCGGCAGCAGGGCTAG
- a CDS encoding alpha-L-fucosidase yields the protein MTVSRRTFVAGSVSALVATGLTTVSAHGTPLPAEPAYRIPVGRDDTPDELVRKASQVRPTARQIAWQQLERTAFLHFGVNTFTGLEWGTGDEDPDVFQPTGLDTDQWARALRDGGFRLAILTVKHHDGFVLYPSRYTGHTVASSSWRDGRGDVLRSFADSMRRYGVKVGVYISPADENQYLHGVYANGSARATRTVPTLVDGDDRTPAATYTLDATDYGAHMLNQLYEVLTEYGPVDEVWFDGAQGHIPPDKVESYDWDSWYTLVRALAPDAAIAVTGPDLRWVGNESGLAREDEWSVVPVKENQYGRTDWALSYDTPDEGSRAALVAAQPTTDYLQWWPAECDVSIRDGWFYHPDQQPKSVQQLTDIYFGSVGRNAVLLLNVPPDTDGLLPAADVTRLREFRERIDRELPEDLARGARTTTSDGVVTVDLGAARAVDRVRLAEDIRHGQQIEGFVVEAYRDGGWREVVTAGTVGASRILLLPAAVRARRWRLRVTAARGAVHVAAFGLYKSRG from the coding sequence ATGACCGTCTCCAGACGCACCTTCGTCGCCGGCTCGGTCTCCGCCCTCGTCGCCACCGGCCTCACCACCGTCTCGGCGCACGGCACCCCACTGCCGGCCGAGCCCGCGTACCGCATCCCCGTCGGCCGTGACGACACCCCCGACGAGCTCGTCCGCAAGGCCTCCCAAGTCCGGCCCACCGCACGGCAGATCGCCTGGCAGCAGCTGGAACGCACCGCCTTCCTGCACTTCGGGGTCAACACCTTCACCGGCCTGGAATGGGGCACGGGGGACGAGGACCCCGACGTCTTCCAGCCCACCGGCCTCGACACCGACCAGTGGGCCAGAGCCCTGCGCGACGGCGGCTTCAGGCTCGCCATCCTCACCGTCAAGCACCACGACGGCTTCGTCCTCTACCCGTCCCGCTACACCGGCCACACCGTCGCTTCGAGCAGTTGGCGGGACGGGCGGGGCGACGTGCTGCGGTCGTTCGCCGACTCGATGCGCCGGTACGGGGTCAAGGTCGGCGTCTACATCTCGCCCGCCGACGAGAACCAGTACCTGCACGGCGTCTACGCCAACGGCAGCGCCCGCGCCACCCGTACCGTCCCCACGCTCGTCGACGGCGACGACCGCACACCTGCGGCGACCTACACGCTGGACGCCACCGACTACGGCGCCCACATGCTCAACCAGCTCTACGAGGTCCTCACCGAGTACGGCCCGGTCGACGAGGTGTGGTTCGACGGCGCCCAGGGCCACATCCCGCCGGACAAGGTGGAGAGCTACGACTGGGACAGCTGGTACACCCTGGTCCGTGCCCTCGCCCCGGACGCGGCGATCGCCGTCACCGGCCCCGACCTGCGCTGGGTCGGCAACGAGAGCGGGCTGGCCCGTGAGGACGAGTGGAGTGTCGTCCCGGTGAAGGAGAACCAGTACGGGCGCACCGACTGGGCGCTGTCCTACGACACGCCGGACGAGGGCAGCCGGGCCGCGCTGGTCGCCGCCCAGCCGACGACGGACTACCTCCAGTGGTGGCCCGCGGAGTGCGATGTGTCCATCCGGGACGGCTGGTTCTACCACCCCGACCAACAGCCCAAGAGCGTCCAGCAGTTGACGGACATCTACTTCGGGTCCGTCGGCCGCAACGCGGTGCTCCTGCTCAACGTCCCGCCGGACACGGACGGGTTGCTGCCCGCCGCCGATGTGACCCGGCTGCGTGAGTTCCGGGAGCGGATCGACCGGGAACTTCCGGAGGATCTGGCACGGGGCGCCCGCACGACCACTTCGGACGGCGTGGTGACCGTCGACCTCGGTGCCGCCCGCGCCGTTGACCGGGTCCGGCTGGCGGAGGACATCCGGCACGGTCAGCAGATCGAGGGCTTCGTGGTGGAGGCGTACCGCGACGGCGGCTGGCGGGAGGTCGTGACGGCCGGAACGGTCGGGGCGAGCCGGATTCTGCTGCTGCCGGCTGCGGTTCGGGCGCGACGGTGGCGGCTGAGGGTCACCGCGGCCCGGGGCGCGGTGCACGTGGCGGCGTTCGGGCTGTACAAGTCGCGAGGCTGA
- a CDS encoding family 20 glycosylhydrolase: MSTFPRRRFVGVAAALALLLSPVPALARQQAEKPPVTVPALTDWTPESGGYGFGPGARLVADSPAEIRVADTLADDLRAAGHGTVPVVGGAARTGDIVVDIRPARKSLGTEGYELRAGKRLSVTGATETGAFYGTRTLLQLLAQGGRVPAGRAVDVPRYKERGVGVCACYIHVSLPWLENLVREMAYHKLNQLLLELKVKSDAHPEADTWGYYTKDEIRRLVALGEKYHVEIVPEINSPGHMDPWIENRPDLQLTDSDGARQPSRLDITQPAAFAYYTSLIDEYAQVFKAPAWHMGADEYMLGSDFAKYPQILKYAQDKYGSGATPQDAFIDFVNRVHAYAAGKGKRLRIWNDGLTGANTVPVTAGTTVEHWLNVATRPSQLIAAGYPLMNASYSLYLIRGGFHSDTEGLYDQSWDPRSFEGEKLASAQGVTGAKISLWPDNGRGETENEVAVRLWPALRHIAQATWGDPHPDATYAEFAARGTAVGHAPGRRDLTSVPVPDGSYTFRTGGVTFDAHLARTADGYVTLRGPSGCLAVSGGKLTLNVPLQPGVQATWDSCAASNTLQRWQVQETAGGYRLVNVITQMAMSATGDGRIVQYPPDQHPPAVWQLTRGAHTS, from the coding sequence GTGAGTACGTTTCCCAGACGCCGGTTCGTGGGTGTCGCCGCGGCACTGGCCCTGCTCCTGTCGCCTGTTCCGGCCCTCGCGCGTCAGCAGGCCGAGAAGCCGCCCGTCACCGTCCCGGCCCTCACCGACTGGACCCCGGAGTCCGGCGGTTATGGCTTCGGGCCCGGCGCCCGGCTCGTCGCGGACAGTCCCGCAGAGATCCGTGTCGCCGACACTCTCGCCGACGATCTGCGGGCGGCCGGGCACGGCACCGTCCCGGTGGTCGGCGGCGCGGCGCGCACCGGAGACATCGTTGTCGACATCCGGCCGGCCAGGAAGTCGCTCGGCACCGAGGGATACGAACTCCGCGCCGGCAAGCGCCTGTCGGTGACCGGCGCGACCGAGACCGGCGCCTTCTACGGCACCCGCACCCTCCTGCAACTCCTCGCGCAGGGCGGCCGTGTCCCCGCCGGACGGGCCGTCGACGTACCGCGCTACAAGGAGCGGGGCGTCGGCGTCTGCGCCTGCTACATCCACGTCTCCCTGCCCTGGCTGGAGAACCTGGTCCGCGAGATGGCGTACCACAAGCTCAACCAGCTGCTCCTGGAGCTGAAGGTGAAGAGCGACGCCCATCCCGAGGCCGACACCTGGGGCTACTACACGAAGGACGAGATACGCCGGCTCGTCGCCCTCGGCGAGAAGTACCATGTCGAGATCGTCCCGGAGATCAACTCCCCGGGCCACATGGACCCGTGGATCGAGAACCGCCCGGACCTCCAGCTCACCGACTCCGACGGTGCCAGGCAGCCCTCGCGGCTCGACATCACCCAGCCCGCCGCTTTCGCCTACTACACGAGCCTCATCGACGAGTACGCGCAGGTCTTCAAGGCACCGGCCTGGCACATGGGCGCCGACGAGTACATGCTCGGCTCCGACTTCGCCAAGTATCCGCAGATCCTCAAGTACGCCCAGGACAAGTACGGTTCCGGAGCCACCCCGCAGGACGCCTTCATCGACTTCGTCAACCGCGTCCACGCCTACGCGGCCGGCAAGGGCAAGAGACTGCGCATCTGGAACGACGGGCTCACCGGCGCCAACACCGTCCCGGTGACGGCGGGCACGACCGTCGAGCACTGGCTGAACGTGGCGACCAGACCCAGCCAACTGATCGCCGCGGGCTACCCGTTGATGAACGCCTCCTACTCCCTCTACCTCATCCGCGGCGGCTTCCACAGCGACACCGAGGGCCTGTACGACCAGAGTTGGGACCCGCGCAGCTTCGAGGGCGAGAAGCTCGCCTCCGCCCAGGGCGTCACCGGCGCGAAGATCAGCCTGTGGCCGGACAACGGGCGCGGCGAGACCGAGAACGAGGTCGCCGTACGACTCTGGCCCGCCCTGCGCCACATCGCCCAGGCCACCTGGGGCGACCCGCACCCGGACGCCACGTACGCCGAGTTCGCCGCGCGCGGCACAGCCGTGGGGCACGCGCCCGGACGGCGGGACCTGACCTCGGTGCCGGTGCCGGACGGGTCGTACACCTTCAGGACCGGCGGCGTCACCTTCGACGCCCACCTCGCGCGCACCGCGGACGGCTATGTCACCCTGCGCGGCCCGTCCGGCTGCCTGGCGGTGAGCGGCGGCAAGCTCACCCTCAACGTGCCGCTCCAGCCGGGCGTCCAGGCGACCTGGGACAGCTGCGCCGCCTCGAACACCTTGCAGCGCTGGCAGGTGCAGGAGACCGCGGGCGGATACCGCCTCGTCAACGTCATCACGCAGATGGCGATGAGCGCGACCGGCGACGGCCGGATCGTGCAGTACCCGCCCGACCAGCACCCGCCCGCCGTATGGCAGTTGACCCGAGGAGCCCACACCTCATGA